TGTATTCCGTGCCCTCCTGGCTGCGGGGAATCTCCGGCAACGAATATCAGGTGTTGCtaaggaaaaggaagatgcTCAGTCGAACCATTTATCCTATTGCCCGGCCGACAAAGTGGCGAGACATGGAGAAGCGCATCTCATACTTGTATCGTTTCCTGaaccgcaaaaccaaaaccggtGCCTCGAATGTCTAAGCGGACGTTGAGGGTGTTACATAGTAGTCAATAAATGATACCTCTCGCGGTcgaaccaaggtactttaaaaagacaggtagcatcttaaccgctttgacaggtcaccattttgaatttgtttgacattcataggagggcgcttttataaacaaaaccacgtgagtttcaagaagaagaagaagaagatatgggcaagtttggtggttttatcaaggaaagtacctgatttcactctttttcggatgtttaaatgattcatctctcgatttaagatcattcgagcgaccgagttgtgttttacagcgagtgagcacggtccaggaacgctagcaagctcttattctaggccgggtggcaagacgtacggaccgataccatattgaaacactaggaagaattttgagaatatttgcataaactttaactttcgtgccacttttcgtgaatttgaactgtcgtaataccacagaaaagcgaaaacagctccgaaaagagcgttcccgaagtaaacatcccaccatcccgtgaatgtcaaactctgaagttttttctaaaatacgatcggggatttgttctggataaagctacctgtctttttaaagtaccttgggtcGAACCGTGCTTGAGTTCATCgtttttattataaatatATTGCATCTTAGATTGCTTCAAGAGAGAACTAGTCGTTGTAAAGACACATTTGACAAACTTGTCTAATGTCCCGATGGTTTGTTAGCTGTCCTCTCGTAAAATTcacctttctcttcttttctaaTGGCACATTCAATGGTAAAAATCATTGTTCTTTGTAACCCTACTTCTTTGAAAATAATTCGTTGTGCACCCGTATGAGCACGTTATCGTCACTGGCTACTTTTAACTCAAGTGTTATCTGTCCGCATAGTATCATTAAGAAGTGTTCTTAATGATACTATGCGGACAGATAAAGTGCACTTAGATAGAAATATCTTATAAATTTAGCCGCCTTTACTGCAGCTATGCCTTTGGCAACGTTGTGCGATAGATCGATAGGATCTTGTACGACGAACGGTCGGTCGTATGCAAACAGCTTCAAGTAGTCTGTTTCCATCTCGTGCTTGGTCATGTAATATCGATATCGTACCATTTCATGCGGCATTTCGGTTAGGTTAGGGTCCTTGAATATCTTTTTTGTGATTCCAAGTCTACCCATGAATGGACACACGATATCGGTATCCCATGAGAATCCATCCGTTTGATTACtgtagaaatggaaaaaattgCGTGCTAAATCGCTGACTGGTTCCATACATTGTATCATTCCCAGTTCCGAAAGGGGCGGAGTTGCAAACCCGACGTTCCAACCTAAAATGAAAGCAGATTAGAGCGCCATTAAAATTTGCTCTTATTAACCGATAGTTTCTATCTCTCCTACAATCGATATTCTTGACACAATATGGATATCTTTGCAAAAACTCCACCGAAGGGAGCAGCCCATGGCACTGATAAAAGAAGACCACCATCAGGGCAATGGTGTAGCTAGTCAGGCAGCTATCGATGTTCCAATGCTTGAGATAGCAAATCAGGGCACGACCTGAAAGAAATCCCAAATTACTATcctattttcaaaaatctgaAGACTCTTTTGTAACTTACAGGTCGGTTGCAGACTGACCAGATACTCCAGCAATTTGGTATTGCAATATCCCAGACCATCGGTGAACGTAAGATCGCACTTCATGCCAGTATCCAAGTGGACCACTTTCAACAACGGCACTCTTGCCTTGGGACTCGCAACTTCTATCACCCAAAGGGACGTATTCTCCAAGATAGATTTTACCACTTGAACCGCTTCCTGCGGTGTGGAGACATCGtgctttccctcccttccataGAATGTGCCTTCCAAATCAACGAACACATCAATATCGCTGGTAATTGAAGCGGTACCGAGGCTACGCGATCCAAACTGGTAACAGACAACGCTTGGAAAGTGCTCAATAAGTATGTTTTGCAATTGCGACAGATGGTGACGGTTTTTGGAATCGTTTCGAATCAGATCACCCATTGCCATATGATTTCTAGCGACACGATCCGGGTCCTTGCTCAGGAAGTTTTTGGTGCTTTTCGAAAGAttctcggtcgtcggtcgtatGCAATTAGGttccaaaaaggaaacatgTGCTGGGTTTGTTGGCGGTATTTGGGGCGATACAATAGAAGCGAGCTTCGGTTCAGCATTGAAGAAGATTCCATGTTTACTTTGCAGATGATCCTTAAACGTATGATAGCTCGCAACTGATTCATTACACACATGGCATCGGATGATTTCCGGGAGATAGCTGTTATCCACAATCTTTttcatgtcgtcgtcgtctttacTAGCTTCTAAAACTGTACACTTGGACAAAATGGTTTGCGCACTCGCGATTAGTGGTTCAAACTGCGACAGCGTGTAGGAGTGAAGAGCAATCGAATCTTCTTGGTAAGATTTTAGATCTATGATCAACCTTTTCACAAGCAGATTGGTCCATAACTGCCTTGATTCCTAGATGAAGGAGAAACTAACTTAAGTCTCAGGCGATCTTATCACTTTCAAATATCTTCTTACCATCAGAAATCCGATCAGAAGTACAGCCGgaagaatttttttttgcgttctgGGACCCCCACTACGCCCGCTGTCAAACAGAGATGGGATGCTGtcaaacagagaaagagagagaaaagagagggacagacaaagagaaaaagagatagCAGAgacaatatttaaaaaaagtttagCGCCAACcgtttttatgtttcgcgCATAAAATGTGGAGATGATTTGCAAATCGCCAACCGTTATCCATTATTGCTCCCAGGATCGATCCTAGAAATTATTGGATTGTAACAAATAAGGTTTTATCTGAAGAGCCAATTTAACAAATACCTTTATAAATTgaatgaatgttttaaaaaatatattttgaCTGCAACATTCGGCCCCCGGTTAGAGAAGGCAATTTTAATAGCATCCGTGACTCCAATTTGTCATGAAATTCAGTATAAACCACTAAGACATACACCCAACGTGCGTCTGGCGGGATGAAAGTAAAATCGGCCGCCAGATGTTCACCGCTCAAGAAATCACGCTGCAGTAGAAAGGGAACCGTCGATCTGGACTACTGAAAGTCGACGAATTAGGTAACTACGAAACGTACGATAGGTATCGGGTTTAGTGTTTTGTGGCTCACTGCTTTAAACGACCTTACCTTCAAAATTGCTAATGAGTTTCTGTTTCAACATCCGATCGTGAAATTTAATCTTTAAGAAAATAATTCCAAACGTGTAGTGCCAAACTGTATCACGACGGTGACGTGATATCAAAATGATGAATCATCAATTAAATCCTgatgaaatcaataaaatgtaATTATATTGCATCGTTCTATGCGTTTATAAATCCTTTCATCAAAAACTAGAAATGAATTTGTAAGTTTTGTGAAGGAATAGAAAACATACTGTGCAGCATAAAGGTGCGCGACCGATAACGACCTATTCGTGATATGTGATACCTTATCATTTGGAAGCTTTGAATACGATAAACTGGCCTATTTTGGAGAGATGAACTTAGCGACATTTATATGGTGCGAtttcatgctctctctctctcgttcacaAATCGGCCATAAAAGTGAACATTTAATACAGATGTGGCGCATGGTGAAACTCGTTCGACAATCTATTTCCGTCGAAATCGTCATCAATCTCACTATGATTTAGTTCGACATGTGGAATAAACAATCATCGTCAGTTTGCCTTCACGTTAGAGCAGTGCAAGTGGAGCGACAAACGTCTGCGTCATAAGTTCGACAATGCTGTCGCCAGATTGATCGTAAATCTGTTCAAGACTTCTCGGCTCATCATGGAGAATGTAACTAAAATCTACCATTCTTCAAAAAACTATGTGTTCAAATACATTTTAGCGGTAAGTCCTTTTCTCATGGGTGTATCTCCAATAATCATGAAAATTTGTTCAATTTCATAAGCCACATGTACCGAGAACGTGATTAGTGCAATAGATTTAATAgtatttgtttggttttatctTCGGCTAGCTTATATGGACCAGCttcaatttcttcattttctgtaAAGCATTCAGCAACTATCACCAAGATGCTGCATACTTTTACCTTAGTCGAATCCTTGGGGTAAGTGTGAAGGACCGATGCGCCGGATTAACCGTtaatcgtttccgttttgtaGAACGGGTTATGCGTATCACGCGGTACTGCGCCCGTTCTGAATGTGACGATGGCCATAATAACACTACCAACTAGTAGATCGTTCAACTTACTGTTGCACAAAATATTCGGAAAATGCTCACAGCGCTTGTTGGTGCACTATCTTGAGAAGGTGAAGGTATTGCATTTGCTGCTGGGAGTCTCGCTAATCATTGTGGCAAGTAAGAAAATTCATTAAATCAACAATAACCTACCACATCGTTAACGTTTCTATTGGTCCCGCTAGTCATTCACAGTGTAGCACATGTCGTTAACATTATCAATTTTGTCGGCAATTACGATGAGCGCTATCGAGAGATTAACTGGGCTAACGGTCCAGATGACGTAAGATACCcgattgaaaataatttatccCAGCAATCAGCAACctacattttttttcacctGCTATCCATCTATTGCAGAgtgtgttccgtttgttgttCACAACTCCTACGGGATTTTCTGGATGCATCATGCTGGTCACTTTAATAGCAATAGCATGCTTTGCCCAGCGATCGATTCGCGATCGGTTCTACAACAGATTCTTTGTCTCGCATCAcctgtttcttctcttctacGGAATGATGTTTTACCATCCGTTGAggtttgtcaaaaaaaaaacatatacatgtttacaataatttatattttttcaataCTCTGATTCCCATTAGCAACATCattaaacaacaaatcaaTATAGACAAGCATAAGATAATGTGCGACTCAGTAGATAATGTGACGCTGCACAGCAATGATGATCTCATGGTACTGTGTGCCGAACCTGCCAGATTTGCTGCTCCTGTGAAGCATGCCTGGATCTGGCCATTGATCGGTTTGCTGATCTATCTAGTCGACATTAGCTACCGTCATCTTACATCCCACTCTCGACGATATCGTGTCATCACCGAGCAATGCTACGCAATGACCGGACAGGCTGTGCATCTTCGCTTGCAGTTCCTTCGGAAATCCAAGATTAAAGTCTTGCCCGGACAGTACGTTCTGCTTCAGTGCCCCCTGATATCGACACTCGAGTGGCATCCATTTACGATAACGGAGGTATTTAATTCGGTTAATCGCTTCTCGTTCAGCAGAAGCAAACATTAATAGATGCGGAAATTTCGTTTGAAGATTCCGACCGACAGCAACAATAATTTAACGCTCACGATCAAAGCGAGGGGAGACTGGACGGAAGAATTGTACGAAAGGGTTGTTCAACGAGAGCAATTCCGGCGAAATCTCGGTGGCGTAGATCCATACCGACGCATGGAATTCCTGCTCGACGGACCCTACCCATCGGTTATGAGCACAATGATGGATTACAAGCGTATATTGTTTATCGGGGCTGGTGTTGGTATTACACCGTTTGTGACGATCATGAAGCTTCTTTTGTAAGTACGAAGCGTGCATTTAAGTAGTTTAACTCGCCCActtacgatttttttttcccaaGGAGGTCCAATGTAGAATCTCCTGCACGAATACATCTTATCTGGATAGCGCGCAATTTGGAAACGTTCCTATGGTTTACTGACGAAATTGCTCGATTGCAAGAGAAGGTACATGTGATGGCAAGATAGTGAATTGTAATGAAATACACTAACCGTTTGCTTCTATCGTCAGTACTGGGCACAAAATAAACCGGATCGCTTTCGAGTGAAACTGCACTGGACGCAGAATTACGATGAGATGCTTGTAGAGGAGTGCTTTGGCGATATGTTGGCAATCAAATCACGCATGCATCGTGGCAGACCGAATTGGAATGACGTGTTTCTTGATTTGGTGACACTTTATCCCAAGTATGATAAATAGAGCAATCGATATTTCAGATGAGAGTAGTTCCGACATTTTTATTTCCAGGAAGCTCGTTTCCGTGTTTAGCTGTGGACCAAAGGAATTGACCAAAGAGATAAGAGCAAAGTGCAAGGAATACAGTCGGCATGGATGCACCCTGAATTACTTCCACGAAGGGTTCGGATAGGGGAGTCTTGGCAGCCCGTACTAATTTTACAGCAATGATAGCAGCGACAGTAACTCTAAGCGTGTTAGTTGATAACCATCGGTATTACTTTGATTCTAGGTTATATTGGTGAGCTCAAAACAAACGAGTCTGACACGTGTTCTGGTATAGCATAAAAATAGATGGTACAACTTATCCCGATCGCTTGATCCTGGTCCAAGAACAATCCTTCCTGGCTAACATCCGATTTTCAGCAACAACCTCAGTCAGTGGCAAGATGTTGACGCTAAAGTATCTGTACATCCGGCCATATTTCGAAACCCCTCAGGAAGCTGTCGAGTGGGATAAGGTAAAAGATTTAGAGCGGTCCattgagaaagagaaaagatcaaattttaaacgaaaattagtttatctttttcttttgcagctCCAAAAGTTGATAGCAAATGTGAAACAATTTCACGATGATTTCGATCGAATTGTGTTACACAAAGATCTCTTCAGGACGTTTTTCTATTACTACCTACTGGAGATTCGGCATCGCattattaaaatattgatGAATTTCGCCAAAATCGAATGGTGTGAGCCAAAACCGGAGGGAATCGCTACCGACCCATACGGGTTTCCGACTATGGAGCCGGCGaagcaaaagagcaaaaagaagGGACAGGAAGAAGTGATACCCGATTACACCATCAGAGTTAAAGGCTATAAGGAAAAGTTTCCTCTTATCTGCTGCGATGAACAGTTTCGAACGTTGGCTACACTAAGGCTCCACTATTATGCTGAACACGAGAaaacttacttacttactgcCAATACGTGTGAGGTATGTGTTTGGTGTTAAAATGTTTCACATTTcacacattttatttttttaaaactgtTCTATCCACCAGATGAAAGCTGCTCTGCTTCGAATGGTTGTGTTCCGTCGGACGTTGGACGAGTTTTTGCACAGCGGTTTGAAGGCAAACAATGGACTGTGCTTCTATCTTACTAAAATTCTTCGTAGAATTATTTCAATCATTCGTTACTGATGCAAGCATACAGAAATAGTTTGAAATTAATAAACTGTTAATACgctactatcatcatcatatagtttaatttaaaaaaaacataaagttACAAGGAAAAGTGGACGAGGTGCAATTCATGTTCTGTCTTATCAAGACGCATTTTAGAACTCTAGTGTTGCATCCAATCTCCTCATTATCCGTCGCAGGTTTAGCAGCAGTTCGCAGCTCGATTCCTTTCCAACGGAAAGGTAATTTTTCAGGTGCCGTtcgaaaatttcaattttcgtcAAAGACATTTTCAGCTAAGGCGAAAGAGCGATGGAACGAATTAGTATCCAGTTGAGCATTAGTATCGTGGCATTCGTGACATCAAAATTTGAGCTGATGAAAACATTACCTCACAAAGTGAAGCCGATTGCAGTGCTTTTTTGTTATGCGCCTCATCATAGTGCCGATTGAATGCCTCCTTATCACTGTACATTTGCTGCCGAGTTGAGGAGTAGAAAAATTATCTATAAAGCGCTATCCAGATCATGTTGCGGAAACGGCTTACCCCACAGCACtcaatttcctttctttcggcAATGTCTTTCGGGCGCGATGTAAACTTcttcaacagcatcaccacctcATCCCGAAGGTTGTGTAGCTCGTACATGAATAAGGCACGGTACAGGTCTTTGTGTAGCACAATTTCGTCGTATTCAGTGAGAAAGGCACGGGTTTCCTTCACTATCTGATCCAACTGCGACGAACAATCATAGATCAGCACAACATTATAAGCCAACACTATTCCACACTTACTTGATCCCAATTGGACATATCGGGATTATGCGCATCAGGAATCATCGTTGTCTGTGCACGGTTGGTGATGGTTCAAAGAGTTGATCAACAAGATTAGCAAAATTTTGCGGAACACCAAATGGAAACAGTTGTTTCACCACAGCTGATTCATGAGTATTTGTCGTGCTTTCTTCGAGCCGAATTGTAGTTTTGCTTCTATTACGAACGACGAACAAACTTCGTCGCGATAGTGCTGTTTCGGCTAACTGAGCCCGATGTGCCTTACGATCTTGGGAAGATTGCCAAAAACACAAGCAGTCCAACCTTAGGTCATTGGCGCCTAAGCGTTCGAATGTCGTCTGACGAGCCAACCGAAGCCAAAGCTAGAAGGGAAAGCATTTAGTATGATTCCCTTTTAAGGGACTTATTAAAATTCCTCAAAACCATCAAGTTAGCATATTTTTCGATTTGATCTTTGTAGCTGTTTCGTAAAGATAACAGATCCCAACATCATTTAGCAATGTTCTCGAATAGGATAGAAAGTTTCACGCATGTATGTCGCACCTAAGCGCCACTTACAACGATATCAGTTGACCGCATAAGTTGTCTACCGAATCTAACAGAGATGCAGTCTGTCCTTGGGCCGGGTCGTGAAAAAATACCTTACTACCAGCTGTAAGGCAACCACGGCCTTCCGATGAACGGTACCGCATTTTTAACATACCGATCGGTGGCTACAGACGATGACGGTTTTCTTTCGGATGATGAATAATGATGGTAACACGCGATCGGATGCCAAGTTCGCCTGTTGGCTGCGATACGAAGTGGGCGAACAAACGAGCCAGGCACGAGCTTCGGAATTGGACGTTCGAAGGACATGAAGGATAATTTAATGTCCCGAACAACCAGACCCACACCGTAGCTTTTGAGGTGTTCTGATCGAGCACGTATAATCATTTAGTGACAAACATCCACCGGTAACAGTTCCTCCTAGAAAGCGAATTGTAGAAGTTGCCGTACTGGTTTTCCGATTGGACCCGTGATCCTAGTGTCATTACACCCAGTTTTTCACATTCGACCATCAAGTGCCTAGAAGCATGGCCGAAGAGAACAAGCAAACCCCAGAAGCTCCAGCTCCGGAAGCTGCTCCCGCCGCAGCCGCTCCGGAAGTCGCTCCGGAAGCCGCTCCTGAAGCTGAGAAGGATGTCGGCGAGGAAGAGGTGGCGTTGGAATCCTCAGACGCTGAATCGGAAGTAGAAGCTGTGCCTCAAATATCGCCATTCGAACGGGTATTGTACAGTGGTTGTCTGCATCgttagatttatttttaatctcGTCCCGTCTCGTCGCGCTACAGTTGAAGCAGTTCCTGGCGGAAACGAACAACTTCCTAAACCAGTACGACGATCTGGTGCAGGCGAGGGAAAAGCACAAGAGCATCTATCTGCGCACCGTGAATGAACTGCGCGAACGTCTTGTCGTTCTGCTCCATCGTTACATTCTGCACACGATGCTCAAGGAGGACTTTCTCTACAAGCACATCATCTGCTGTGGCGAGGTGAGCTTGCATTGGATGGTTGTGCGGTTCTATTTGTAGAGGCAAACAATAGAAAAGCAAAGCATCACGATTGCCACTAtatgaacgaacgaaggaaaattaaCTAAATGATTTTGTATGATTCTATTTTTGTATCTTGGCAGGAAGAAGTAGTTTTAAACACCGAGGAATTCGATGAACATTACGAAGCAGTCCACAAGGATGCTGACAAAGCCATTTCCCTGCCTGAGGTGCGCATAGCAAGGATCGCGATGGCACTACAAgagaatgggggggggggggggggggggcagtaACATAATATTTATTCGatacattttcttccttcaaaCAGCTTGCCATCATCCAGCAGTACTCGGAATCCGTCCAGACGTACATCGAACTGGGCAAGGCCATGAACAATGATCTGATCTTCTCCCTGAAACGGCTACTGCGGAAGAGCAATTCCGTCCTTGCGGGTCACCTTGGGTGAGCGCAGTGATCTGATGGGACCATCTAGCTTTAGCTTTTAAGACGTTCGATGCGGTAGTACTTGCAATCGCTGCGACGAACCCAAACCGTCTCATTAATCGGAGGATGCTACATCTGGTGGTACCTGGTGTAGAGCACCCAATCTATCATATTCAGCTCTCTAATTTGTAAGCCTGTGTTTTCATCGATGAATAATAAATGTTACCCTGGAAATTTAATGACTTGAAAATAGGTTTAACTAAATATGAGTGAaaccatgatgatgacactGATGCGAATCCACAGGAGTTGTTACCCCGTTTCTCGGTTCTATCGTGTACTTTCACTTGGATGTCAAACTTTGTTTAAAGCGTATTTATATCACAAAGTCTTATGCAAATAAAAGGTGAAACAGCACCCGTTCGGCTTCTTCAAGGCTGCAGTGACCATGACCACTTCATTTTTGAAATTTCTTTCCGGTGAAACAGTCGCATCCCGAAACAGCTATGGTTTGTGCGCCTACTTGTACCCGAAAGCGGACGCTTGATTTCAGCTGCAAGTACCGAAATGTAGGTAAAGTGATCATCTTCTTAAAAGAAATTATTCTGAACAGTGAGTGCTTCGCTTGCTAGCTTGAAAAGTTTTCGGCAGATGTGGAGCACTTTTTGGAGGAGTACGATCGCATCGTGGAGCATGTAACAGCATACCATCGTAGCTATCGACGCGAGCTGAGCCATCTGTACGAAGATATCGAGCTGTTGTTGCAGAAATTCAGCTACATTCAGTCCAACGGTGTCCGGGGGCAATTGTTCATGGAGAAGTTCTGCTGTGGCGTACGTATCGTGTGCTTCGAGATGGTGAAAATTACTTAGCAGTACCTGTTGAACGATTTTCCAGGTGCTGTTTGACGATTGTGAAGAACTGAGGCAACATTACGTTCTGTTTCATAATTACGCTCGAATTCTTCAGCCAACCATTGTGCAAGTATGTAGCGATCGTGTTGAAGCAGAAACAATTGATGTACCGTTcctttgcttcccttttcctaGCTTCAATCCGGCCATGGTAAAATGCAATACTTTCATCGACGTTTGCTAGAGTACACGTGCTATGGCACGGAGTCGACTGCCGTACTGCTGGCCAACCTCAAGAAAATCGCAAAGAACATGCGCCAAACTTTGGAACGTAGCCCGAAGTGGTAGTGTACCGTTTGAACAAAGCGAAGAATAGAATGTGTACTAATTTTAAACACAGAACAAATAAACCGCACATCCATTGGGATTTGCGCAGTAAAATCAGGAAAGCAGCCAGGATGATGTCAATGGGTGGGGAAAGAACAACCTTGAAGTGGGGTATCGGTCTGGACAGGAGCTCATTTCCGTTTGTAAGCCCATACACTCTAGGTGGGCCACaatctttgctttgctgggAATGGGTGTTCCGACGAAAGTGTACGTTCACACGAACATCTACACGTACAGCAATAAGTATAAAAATGTGGGTAACGCGCATGGACCAGGCAGCCTCAGCTTTAAGTAATAACCAATAATTTTGCTTTATCCGCTTGTAGTTGGATCGTTTTGTAAAAGATGTCAAAAGGTTCTTGAGAGAGTATGATAGCATAGTGCTGCACAAGGATCTTTACAACCTCGTCTTCCGCAGTTATCTGCGGGAGATTCGGTCGAAGGTGAAAATTGTGTTACAAAAGTTTGGAGCCGCACCTTGTGATGATGGCAGTACGCATGCTAAAAAGGAAATGTTCTGTTGTGGGGTAAGCGACCGGAAAATGAGCGTTCATATTACAAAAGGTGTGGTTAAAAAAGCACATTCATCTAAACGTTTACAGTTAGCATTCACGGATGCGGAACAATTCCGAAAGCATTATAAGGCGGTGCATAATGAAGCCTTTCTGTTGTATCCGAATACGCTAGAGGTAAGTATCACCAGCGCCCATCCGAAGTAGACACTATATTGAAACGGTTTTGTATGTTTCCAGCTTAAATCTGCATTCGCCAAACTAGACCACATGCGCCACCGTCTGGACGAGTACACGCGCTTCGGCAAGGAGTACACGCTGGCCCTGCTGTTGGACTTGAAGAAAATAACTAAGAACATCTCTACCACCTTGAAGTTTTAAAATAAGATGACACTAAACTCAATAAAAGCCCATTCCGCCTTAAACATTGCCCCCGGCTGCAGAAGCCTCAAGATCAAATCGCGATAATGCTACGATTCTCATGCCGATCACAGCCGATCGTTTGGCTAGTGGCCTTTTTTGGGATGACTCTCGCTaccatttccttccgttttaaCTCTTCGGCTTTTGTTACCTTTCTATCGTGGTGACAATGAAAaattgcacaccaccacctctgcaTCACGTGCTTGCCCTGGCGTTGCGCACGACAGGAAGCGAGAGAGTTTTCTTGGTGAACAGTTTCACAGCCTGCAGTTCAGTACAGCACCAGCTTCCGTTGGCTACCGAAATATCGCCTCAGTAGAGCCTCAAGCATTCGATTGGCGTGAGCGCAGTGCCGAACCGAAAGATTTACAACCAGTTTTGTGAGCAACATTTTGTCGATAAAAGATCGAAAAAAATATCTGTTCGTAACCAGGCGCCACGCTAGCGAAATATTGAGTAAATGGAGCAAATAGTGAAAAATCGTGATGTAAGTTCCAATCCTGGTATAGATAGAATCTGATCTGACGATTGCCATGGCTTCATGTATCATCGCAGGTGGAGAAGTTTGTGTCGGAAACGAAGTACTTCTTGGATGAGTTCGATTCCATCATCAGCCACTGGGATCTGTCGGGCAACTTCTTCCTGCACTACCTGatcgaaattcacgaaaatgTAACGCAACTACTATCCCGGTTCACCACGCTTTCCCTCGAGGGTGTCGGAGACCGGAAGAGCAAACCCTTCTTCAATCTAAGATGCTGCGATGTAAGTACTACCGCTGTTCAACTGAATTGTGCGATTGGTTCGGGTATTTTCTTCATGAACTTGATAATGTACTACTTACCGATCGCAGTAAGTAGGTCTAAGGTAGTGTGTGAGGCGCGATGGCGAGGGTGATGCGTTCCCAAATATAGATCACTTGATCTacgattgattgaaatgacCATCATTCTTTGGCATCGAAAAAGGACGACGATCAATGTGCATCGTAATGCTTCCGAGCATGTCGGGCTGTTTGGTGCTGTTCCGATTTAAAAATAGATCTAGCGAGGGAAACACGAAAACTAACAATCGATTAACGATCGATGCGGATGACGATGTattgattttctgttttccttcctctgttTCCGGCTTAGCTCGAATTTCAAACAGTCAAGGACCTTCGACTTCACCATCACTCCTGCCGGCATAAGAAATCGCACTTTGAAGAAACAGACAACTGCGAGGTAACATTGGCAAGCGGAAGTAGAAAGATCTGCATTTAATTGGTTGTTTCATATCGCTTTCTGATGGTCTGTAGCTCAAATCTGCCCTGCTGAAACTGGCCTTCTT
The sequence above is a segment of the Anopheles darlingi chromosome 2, idAnoDarlMG_H_01, whole genome shotgun sequence genome. Coding sequences within it:
- the LOC125948932 gene encoding uncharacterized protein LOC125948932; translated protein: MAEENKQTPEAPAPEAAPAAAAPEVAPEAAPEAEKDVGEEEVALESSDAESEVEAVPQISPFERLKQFLAETNNFLNQYDDLVQAREKHKSIYLRTVNELRERLVVLLHRYILHTMLKEDFLYKHIICCGEEEVVLNTEEFDEHYEAVHKDADKAISLPELAIIQQYSESVQTYIELGKAMNNDLIFSLKRLLRKSNSVLAGHLG
- the LOC125948939 gene encoding uncharacterized protein LOC125948939 — its product is MVCAPTCTRKRTLDFSCKYRNLEKFSADVEHFLEEYDRIVEHVTAYHRSYRRELSHLYEDIELLLQKFSYIQSNGVRGQLFMEKFCCGVLFDDCEELRQHYVLFHNYARILQPTIVQLQSGHGKMQYFHRRLLEYTCYGTESTAVLLANLKKIAKNMRQTLERSPKW
- the LOC125951918 gene encoding uncharacterized protein LOC125951918 yields the protein MGVPTKVYVHTNIYTYSNKYKNLDRFVKDVKRFLREYDSIVLHKDLYNLVFRSYLREIRSKVKIVLQKFGAAPCDDGSTHAKKEMFCCGLAFTDAEQFRKHYKAVHNEAFLLYPNTLELKSAFAKLDHMRHRLDEYTRFGKEYTLALLLDLKKITKNISTTLKF
- the LOC125948943 gene encoding uncharacterized protein LOC125948943; the protein is MEQIVKNRDVEKFVSETKYFLDEFDSIISHWDLSGNFFLHYLIEIHENVTQLLSRFTTLSLEGVGDRKSKPFFNLRCCDLEFQTVKDLRLHHHSCRHKKSHFEETDNCELKSALLKLAFFNRRVNEYVQYGTVADRYLCLYLKKIMKKIIITLDTFNL